A window of Rhododendron vialii isolate Sample 1 chromosome 13a, ASM3025357v1 contains these coding sequences:
- the LOC131314130 gene encoding uncharacterized protein LOC131314130 has product MKGVKRFWKAGKLQLKNVGPFKFIGKIGELVTTHIEFWENLSYVVKPEKIVDRKNKVLRNKVIPLVKVWWTNQCGGEATWKTEEDMQKRYPFLFSDQGFYFRNSSRLWVGNLELQQNRICHVLEGFFSPTS; this is encoded by the exons ATGAAAGGAGTGAAACGGTTTTGGAAGGCAGGAAAACTACAACTGAAAAATGTTGGGCCGTTTAAATTTATAGGGAAGATTGGGGAG CTTGTTACGACTCATATTGAATTTTGGGAGAATCTCAGCTACGTAGTGAAGCCGGAGAAAATCGTTGACCGGAAGAACAAGGTTCTTAGGAACAAGGTGATACCGTTAGTTAAAGTGTGGTGGACTAATCAATGTGGGGGAGAAGCGACATGGAAAACGGAGGAAGACATGCAAAAGCGGTATCCGTTTCTCTTTTCGGATCAAG ggttttactTCAGAAATTCGTCCAGGTTGTGGGTAGGCAATTTAGAGCTTCAACAGAATAGAATCTGCCATGTTcttgaggggtttttctcaccaACTTCCTGA
- the LOC131314573 gene encoding ylmG homolog protein 2, chloroplastic, with protein MAFPSPPPSSLLHQSDDSSPGTQKTLVANKLLSNALLLSSSSCSSSSSFRHFTPLLLLNQQPSYPKFNVHVPAQVAVAERLFRDFHKSVVSAADGCLGFVQSFASKSPLFDKLLSLPSHFRNFSQIHQKNYRNLNCLSKHNFGAVLPGDSVAGLVVANGIINFLNIYNTLLVVRLVLTWFPNSPPAIVSPLSTLCDPYLNIFRGIIPPLGGTLDLSPILAFLVLNAFTSTASALPAELPSTGVSQEFPPSNPNTSHQKWMRRLNGSRRKGSDSGH; from the exons ATGGCgtttccttctcctcctccttcttctttgtTGCATCAATCCGACGATTCTTCGCCCGGAACCCAGAAAACCCTTGTGGCCAACAAGCTCTTGTCGAACGCTTtattgctttcttcttcttcttgctcctcttcttcttcgttcaGACATTTTACGCCATTACTGCTACTCAACCAACAACCCTCGTATCCCAAGTTCAATGTCCATGTCCCTGCCCAAGTAGCAGTGGCGGAGCGCCTCTTCCGAGATTTCCACAAATCGGTTGTCTCTGCTGCCGATGGGTGTCTCGGATTTGTACAGTCATTCGCTTCCAAGTCTCCGCTTTTCGACAAACTCCTCTCTTTACCTTCTCATTTCCGTAATTTCTCCCAG ATCCATCAGAAGAACTACAGGAATTTAAACTGTCTTTCCAAACACAATTTTGGTGCCGTTTTACCTGGGGATTCAGTGGCAGGGCTTGTGGTTGCCAATGGTATTATCAACTTCTTGAATATCTACAACACACTGTTGGTTGTAAGGCTTGTTTTAACATGGTTCCCTAACTCTCCTCCGGCCATTGTTAGCCCCCTGAG CACATTGTGTGATCCATACTTGAACATATTCCGCGGCATCATTCCACCACTGGGGGGGACTTTGGATCTTTCTCCTATATTGGCATTCCTTGTTCTAAACGCCTTTACAAGCACCGCTTCTGCACTACCTGCTGAACTTCCATCGACAGGCGTTTCTCAAGAATTTCCACCATCTAATCCTAACACGTCACATCAGAAATGGATGAGAAGGCTCAACGGAAGCAGAAGAAAGGGTTCCGACAGTGGTCATTAG
- the LOC131314572 gene encoding phenylacetaldehyde reductase-like encodes MSGEGKTVCVTGGSGYIASWIVKLLLQRGYTVKASVRDPSDPKKTEHLISLDGAKERLHLFKANLLEEGSFDAAVDGCVGVFHTASPCTHSVKDPQAELIDPALKGTLNVLGSCGKYSSVKRVVLTSSAAAVVYAGRPLTPEVVVDESWFSDQELCERNKLWYPLSKSLAEDAAWNFVKEKGIDMVAINPAMVIGPLLQPTLNASAAAILNVINGSTTFPNSSIGWVNVKDVADAHVQAFEIPSANGRYCLVESVAHYSQLVKILHELFPDLQLPEKCEDDKPFMPTYQVSQEKAKTLRADFIPLKQSIKETVESLKKNLFIQ; translated from the exons atgagtgGAGAAGGGAAGACCGTGTGTGTGACGGGGGGATCAGGGTACATAGCTTCTTGGATAGTGAAGCTCTTGCTTCAACGTGGTTACACTGTCAAAGCCTCTGTTCGCGACCCCA GTGATCCTAAGAAGACAGAGCACTTAATCTCACTTGATGGAGCAAAAGAGAGACTTCATTTATTTAAAGCAAACCTACTTGAAGAAGGTTCCTTTGATGCTGCTGTTGATGGGTGTGTAGGAGTTTTTCATACAGCATCTCCTTGTACTCATTCTGTCAAGGATCCCCAG GCAGAATTGATTGATCCTGCATTGAAGGGAACGCTGAATGTTCTCGGGTCATGTGGAAAATACTCTTCTGTCAAAAGAGTGGTGTTGACATCCTCTGCAGCTGCAGTTGTCTATGCTGGCAGGCCTCTAACTCCTGAAGTGGTAGTCGATGAGAGTTGGTTTTCTGATCAAGAGTTATGCGAGCGAAATAAG CTTTGGTACCCACTGTCAAAGAGTTTAGCAGAGGACGCTGCCTGGAATTTTGTGAAAGAAAAGGGTATTGACATGGTCGCCATTAATCCAGCAATGGTTATTGGTCCTCTGTTGCAGCCTACACTAAATGCAAGTGCTGCTGCAATATTGAACGTAATAAATG gttCGACGACGTTTCCCAATTCTTCAATTGGATGGGTGAATGTTAAAGATGTCGCCGATGCACATGTTCAAGCATTTGAAATTCCTTCAGCTAATGGAAGATATTGCTTGGTTGAGAGCGTTGCACACTACTCTCAACTTGTGAAGATACTGCACGAGCTTTTTCCTGATTTGCAACTTCCAGAGAA GTGCGAGGATGACAAGCCATTTATGCCAACATACCAGGTATCCCAGGAAAAAGCGAAAACCTTACGCGCTGACTTCATTCCCCTGAAGCAAAGCATCAAGGAAACCGTTGAAAGCTTGAAGAAGAACCTTTTCATCCAGTGA